Proteins encoded in a region of the Marinococcus sp. PL1-022 genome:
- a CDS encoding acryloyl-CoA reductase, whose protein sequence is MSTFKALVVDKNDQGEVTKEIRTLEENDLPEGDVTIDVHYSSINFKDGMAAAPGSQIAQGYPLIPGIDLAGVVASSSDSRYREGDEVLVTGYELGVAHHGGYAEKARVPADWVVKLPEGMTPREAMIFGTAGFTAGLSVVRLEEEGVTPEQGEVVVTGATGGVGSMAVAMLHSLGYDVAAVTGNSEAHDYLRNIGAGRILSREDVNPDKRKPLGKAMWAGAVDPVGGETLAYLLSTMKYHGTAAVSGLTGGTDVPTTVHPFILRGVNLAGIDSVYCPVEKRQYVWNRLADDLKIQSLLDTIASETTLDDLAEDLDAILENRIQGRRIVALK, encoded by the coding sequence ATGAGCACATTTAAAGCACTGGTCGTGGATAAAAACGATCAGGGAGAAGTTACAAAAGAAATACGTACACTGGAAGAAAACGATCTGCCTGAAGGCGACGTCACCATCGATGTACACTATTCAAGCATCAACTTTAAAGACGGGATGGCAGCAGCACCTGGAAGCCAGATCGCCCAGGGCTACCCACTGATTCCGGGCATCGATCTCGCCGGCGTTGTCGCCTCATCCAGTGATTCGAGATACCGGGAGGGCGACGAGGTGCTCGTTACAGGCTATGAGCTTGGAGTGGCCCATCACGGCGGCTATGCGGAAAAAGCAAGAGTGCCTGCTGACTGGGTAGTAAAACTGCCGGAGGGGATGACTCCAAGAGAAGCTATGATTTTTGGCACTGCCGGGTTTACAGCAGGATTATCGGTCGTGCGCCTGGAGGAGGAAGGAGTCACGCCGGAACAGGGCGAGGTCGTTGTAACCGGTGCTACTGGCGGTGTTGGAAGCATGGCTGTAGCGATGCTCCACTCCCTCGGGTATGACGTGGCAGCCGTTACCGGGAACAGTGAAGCCCATGATTACCTCCGAAATATTGGCGCAGGACGTATCCTGTCCCGCGAGGACGTGAATCCGGATAAACGTAAACCGCTTGGAAAGGCGATGTGGGCCGGGGCTGTGGACCCAGTTGGGGGAGAAACGCTTGCCTACCTGCTGAGTACGATGAAATATCACGGTACCGCAGCTGTCAGTGGACTCACCGGAGGGACAGACGTTCCTACGACAGTCCATCCGTTTATTTTAAGAGGTGTCAATCTGGCTGGAATTGATTCTGTTTATTGTCCGGTGGAAAAAAGACAATATGTGTGGAACCGGCTCGCAGATGACCTGAAAATTCAATCACTGCTTGATACGATTGCAAGCGAGACCACGCTGGATGATTTGGCGGAGGATCTTGACGCTATTTTGGAAAATCGTATCCAGGGCCGCCGGATCGTTGCTCTGAAATAA
- a CDS encoding Zn-dependent hydrolase, translating to MGNEGFSRERLLQTIEESRGFPSIDPEVLASRLEELAAIGRTEEGGVTRYVYTEEEQQAKNLFRSWMQEAGLSVREDGVGNIYGLWESGQAGAPIILTGSHLDTVKNGGAFDGALGCISSLMAVEALKAEGAMLNCSVEIAVFVDEEGARFGSGLLGSRAAVGDISKDAFFQMRDDEGVTAAEAMKLMDYSPNKLENNIYPRERLRAYLELHVEQGKQLEQQEASIGVVEGIAGPSWLDVHFLGETDHAGNTPMNIRKDAAAAAAEFILYLEQLPAMHSDTAVATVGRLSLEPNGSNVIAGEARLTADIRDLDEEVRDQMISLARSEAEKIADRRELTVSHEVAFRVKPVPAPEWIRRSIWDASRSIGLTAESLVSGASHDAMMFGAYVPFGLLFVPSFEGKSHTPEEFTELKDCVNGVAVLKETIRTIGTKKGR from the coding sequence TTGGGTAACGAGGGATTCAGCAGGGAGCGCCTGCTCCAGACGATTGAGGAAAGCAGGGGCTTCCCGTCAATCGATCCCGAGGTTCTGGCCAGCCGCCTGGAAGAATTGGCAGCCATCGGCCGCACAGAAGAAGGCGGTGTTACGCGCTACGTCTATACAGAAGAAGAACAGCAGGCAAAAAATCTTTTTCGTTCCTGGATGCAGGAAGCGGGACTGAGTGTCAGGGAAGATGGTGTGGGAAACATTTATGGCCTGTGGGAGTCTGGCCAGGCCGGCGCACCGATTATCCTTACCGGCTCACATCTGGATACTGTGAAAAACGGCGGTGCTTTTGATGGGGCTCTCGGCTGCATATCGAGCCTGATGGCTGTAGAAGCATTGAAGGCAGAAGGCGCCATGCTGAATTGTTCTGTAGAGATTGCCGTTTTTGTAGATGAAGAAGGAGCCCGTTTCGGGAGTGGGCTCCTCGGGAGCCGTGCGGCCGTCGGCGATATCTCGAAGGATGCTTTCTTTCAAATGCGGGATGACGAGGGAGTGACGGCGGCGGAGGCAATGAAGCTGATGGACTATTCGCCGAATAAGCTCGAAAATAATATTTATCCGCGTGAACGGCTGCGGGCATATCTGGAGCTGCATGTGGAGCAGGGAAAACAGCTAGAACAGCAGGAGGCAAGTATCGGCGTTGTAGAAGGAATCGCCGGCCCTTCATGGCTTGACGTGCATTTTCTTGGAGAAACAGACCATGCCGGGAACACACCGATGAACATCAGAAAAGACGCAGCCGCTGCAGCAGCAGAATTTATTCTGTATTTGGAACAGCTTCCGGCTATGCACAGTGACACTGCAGTAGCTACCGTAGGAAGGCTTTCTCTCGAGCCGAACGGTTCAAACGTAATTGCTGGAGAGGCCCGGCTGACAGCCGATATCCGGGACCTTGATGAGGAGGTCCGGGACCAGATGATCAGTCTGGCACGAAGCGAAGCGGAGAAAATAGCCGATCGCCGGGAGCTTACTGTTTCTCATGAAGTGGCCTTCAGAGTAAAACCAGTACCGGCCCCTGAATGGATCCGGCGTTCGATTTGGGATGCCTCCCGAAGCATTGGCTTAACGGCAGAATCTCTCGTATCGGGCGCGAGCCATGACGCCATGATGTTCGGAGCCTACGTGCCATTTGGCCTGCTGTTTGTCCCGAGCTTCGAAGGGAAAAGCCACACGCCGGAAGAATTTACTGAATTAAAAGACTGTGTAAACGGTGTTGCTGTCTTAAAAGAGACCATACGAACGATAGGCACAAAAAAAGGACGATAA
- a CDS encoding DNA-3-methyladenine glycosylase yields MTLYPVVPKDFYEKPTLELSRALIGCVLVHETPEGPAAGRIVETEAYIGPVDRAAHSYNYRRTKRTDVMFFPPGHVYMYTMHTHALLNIVSGVEESPEAVLIRAVEPAAGLELIQKRRHRVRGIQQTNGPGKLTKALGIDMSYYGHELDRPPLYLSPKDYEPAVESGPRVGISGSGEARHYPWRFFEAGNPYVSKWRA; encoded by the coding sequence ATGACACTTTATCCTGTGGTTCCAAAGGACTTTTATGAAAAACCGACGCTCGAGCTGTCCCGGGCCCTGATCGGCTGTGTACTCGTGCATGAAACACCGGAGGGCCCTGCAGCTGGCAGGATCGTTGAAACGGAAGCCTATATAGGACCCGTGGACCGCGCTGCCCACAGCTACAATTACCGCAGAACAAAGCGGACGGATGTAATGTTTTTTCCTCCGGGGCACGTGTATATGTATACGATGCACACCCATGCGCTTCTAAATATTGTCAGCGGGGTGGAGGAGTCTCCGGAAGCTGTCCTCATCCGCGCTGTCGAGCCGGCTGCAGGCCTTGAGCTTATTCAAAAACGCCGGCACCGTGTCCGCGGCATTCAGCAGACAAACGGTCCCGGCAAGTTAACGAAAGCGCTTGGCATTGATATGAGCTACTACGGCCATGAGCTTGACCGTCCGCCGCTGTATCTGTCACCTAAGGATTACGAACCTGCGGTTGAAAGCGGCCCGCGCGTCGGTATTTCCGGAAGCGGCGAGGCACGCCATTACCCGTGGCGGTTCTTTGAAGCCGGCAATCCCTACGTTTCCAAATGGAGGGCCTGA
- a CDS encoding response regulator: MYKILVADDAEVLRMLVVDTLEDEDEYIIEEATDGKEAYEKASAASYDLLIIDNMMPEYNGVEVVSMLRKDGRLENMKTLMITAKSQDKDIEEARKAGVTEFVSKPFSPALLITIVEELLDA; the protein is encoded by the coding sequence ATGTACAAAATACTTGTAGCTGACGACGCGGAAGTCCTCCGGATGCTTGTGGTGGACACTTTGGAGGACGAAGACGAATATATTATTGAGGAAGCAACAGATGGGAAGGAAGCATACGAAAAAGCAAGCGCCGCTTCCTATGACCTCCTGATTATCGACAACATGATGCCTGAATATAACGGAGTGGAGGTTGTTTCCATGCTTCGAAAAGATGGCAGGCTTGAAAATATGAAAACACTGATGATTACAGCAAAATCCCAGGATAAAGACATAGAGGAAGCGAGAAAAGCAGGCGTGACGGAGTTTGTCTCCAAGCCATTCAGCCCGGCTCTGCTTATTACAATTGTGGAGGAGCTTTTGGATGCTTAA
- a CDS encoding ATP-binding protein: protein MLKYIKSRLHRRFSIIFLLVLILAAAGGIGQHVYMSSNQQNLENESRQWRDTQNVLADLEFYTQQIIIAGRGYLAFGDESEMEKVERNLSAARTQLEEYRSLSKADTDLVAQTEQFLNDYENDWLPQLTEAVESGSTTIENREQVSSQVGALVNSLSSGHDQAEAERMSVNDQYFEVNENSHLAYLLYLIAILIVLGAIVWLLLRRAVRPLWEMKNAAARVGSGEEISISDSHRSDEIGELSRSFNEMAASIQQNQNAIMDRNEELVIQQNELQEQQEYLRTLNELNETFSGSMGKQALMEQLLSKMYTLFHFEKGMVAAVEPSWQAAWYGVSEKEKQYFEDHSAGSPLALIADTKQIHVIERKARDGEGGLGTNESLVYEMYLPVFSSKKEMIGAAVFARTGQNFSEQERETMRGILRQASISFSRILLFEETEEERFLYQRIIDSVDEGIQYINENGTLEHANHWTWSMIGAWAQNDTQALPFAEWTSEWIKQIDEECREHVESYFKAFIGGEEVPDYSIEYKITTESAVNVYELYGRTVQMESEEKGTIFVHRNRTKEFELDQMKSDLVSTVSHELRTPLSSILGFAELLLVKDLKPARQKKYIETIHREGERLTSLINDFLDLQRMESGRQEYGMEEIDISSLMLEVVDTFEPNQPDHTFVVKDRLQYGRVYADKGKIVQGVTNIIGNAVKFSPEGGEVKIELANDQNMVRVKISDEGLGIPEKELPRLFGKFHRINDEDRRKIRGTGLGLAVTKQIVEDHKGRIEVDSIEGQGSSFCLFLPISGVEFDIEELPEESDLHSVLILEDDRSLGMLLSEELRHAKYEVVHYFNPYKALDALKRGLRPEVFVVDLMLGEEMDGWGFIEQLKSFRHTEDVPIIISSALHEDKERMARMDVRHYLTKPYPPNSLSQQVRRIIEQTDNQGEVYVPSFKEV from the coding sequence ATGCTTAAATACATAAAAAGCCGCCTCCATCGGAGATTCAGCATCATTTTCCTGCTCGTACTGATACTTGCTGCTGCCGGGGGGATCGGACAGCATGTTTATATGAGCTCGAATCAGCAGAATCTTGAAAATGAGTCCAGGCAGTGGCGCGACACGCAGAACGTGCTGGCGGACCTGGAATTCTATACTCAGCAGATTATCATTGCCGGCCGCGGCTATCTTGCTTTTGGAGACGAAAGTGAGATGGAGAAAGTTGAAAGAAACTTAAGTGCTGCGAGAACACAGCTCGAGGAGTACCGGAGCCTGAGTAAAGCGGACACCGATCTGGTCGCTCAGACAGAACAGTTCCTGAATGACTATGAAAACGACTGGCTGCCGCAGCTGACCGAAGCGGTGGAGTCCGGCAGCACCACTATTGAAAATCGCGAACAGGTTAGTTCTCAGGTTGGTGCCCTTGTTAACAGCCTATCGAGCGGGCACGACCAGGCCGAGGCTGAACGGATGAGCGTGAATGACCAGTATTTTGAAGTGAACGAAAACTCGCATCTTGCCTATCTTTTGTATTTGATTGCGATACTGATAGTGCTCGGTGCTATTGTTTGGCTGCTGCTGCGCAGGGCTGTCAGGCCGCTTTGGGAAATGAAGAATGCTGCAGCCAGGGTAGGGAGCGGAGAAGAAATATCAATTTCCGATAGCCATCGCAGCGATGAAATAGGAGAGCTGAGCCGTTCCTTTAACGAAATGGCAGCAAGTATCCAACAGAACCAGAATGCGATTATGGACCGGAATGAAGAGCTTGTCATCCAGCAGAACGAGTTGCAGGAGCAGCAGGAATACCTGCGGACATTAAATGAGCTGAACGAGACATTCAGCGGTTCGATGGGAAAACAGGCGCTAATGGAACAGCTGCTTTCTAAGATGTACACTCTTTTTCATTTTGAAAAAGGAATGGTTGCAGCTGTAGAACCAAGCTGGCAGGCTGCCTGGTACGGGGTGAGTGAAAAAGAAAAACAGTATTTCGAGGATCATTCTGCAGGGAGTCCGCTCGCTTTAATCGCCGACACGAAACAGATTCATGTGATCGAGCGGAAAGCACGTGACGGAGAAGGAGGGCTCGGGACAAATGAATCCCTGGTGTATGAAATGTATCTGCCGGTGTTCAGCAGCAAAAAAGAAATGATCGGCGCGGCGGTATTTGCCAGAACCGGTCAGAACTTTTCAGAACAGGAACGTGAAACGATGCGCGGCATTCTCCGTCAGGCCTCGATCTCCTTCAGCCGTATTCTTCTGTTCGAGGAAACGGAAGAGGAGCGCTTTTTGTACCAGCGCATTATCGACAGCGTTGATGAAGGCATCCAGTATATCAATGAAAACGGCACCCTTGAGCATGCGAATCACTGGACATGGAGCATGATTGGTGCCTGGGCCCAGAACGACACGCAGGCGCTCCCGTTCGCGGAGTGGACGTCGGAGTGGATCAAACAAATTGATGAAGAGTGCCGGGAGCATGTGGAAAGCTACTTCAAAGCTTTTATTGGCGGAGAAGAAGTGCCGGATTACAGCATCGAATACAAAATTACGACAGAGAGCGCTGTAAATGTTTATGAGCTGTACGGACGTACTGTGCAGATGGAATCAGAAGAAAAGGGAACGATTTTTGTTCACCGCAACCGGACAAAAGAATTTGAGCTTGACCAGATGAAATCAGATCTTGTCAGCACCGTCAGTCACGAGCTCAGGACGCCGCTGTCGAGTATTTTGGGCTTTGCCGAGCTGCTGCTCGTCAAAGATTTAAAGCCGGCCCGGCAGAAAAAATATATAGAAACCATTCACCGGGAAGGCGAAAGGCTGACGTCGTTAATTAACGATTTTCTCGATCTGCAGCGGATGGAATCCGGGCGCCAGGAATACGGCATGGAAGAAATTGATATCAGCAGCCTGATGCTTGAAGTGGTGGATACCTTTGAACCCAATCAGCCGGACCATACGTTTGTTGTAAAGGACCGGCTGCAGTATGGACGCGTCTATGCAGATAAAGGTAAAATCGTGCAGGGTGTCACCAACATTATTGGCAATGCGGTGAAATTTTCTCCAGAAGGCGGCGAAGTGAAAATTGAGCTTGCCAATGATCAGAATATGGTAAGGGTGAAAATATCGGATGAAGGCCTTGGGATTCCGGAAAAAGAGCTTCCCCGTCTTTTCGGAAAATTCCACCGTATTAATGATGAAGACCGGAGGAAAATACGCGGCACTGGTCTGGGGCTTGCGGTAACAAAGCAAATTGTGGAAGACCATAAAGGCCGGATAGAGGTGGATTCGATAGAAGGGCAAGGCAGCAGCTTCTGCTTATTCCTGCCGATCTCAGGTGTCGAGTTCGATATTGAAGAACTGCCGGAAGAAAGTGATCTTCACTCAGTGCTCATTCTCGAAGACGACCGAAGCCTCGGGATGCTTCTTTCAGAGGAGCTTCGTCACGCCAAATACGAAGTGGTGCACTACTTCAATCCATACAAAGCGTTGGACGCGCTGAAACGGGGGCTGCGGCCGGAGGTTTTTGTCGTGGATCTGATGCTTGGAGAAGAAATGGACGGATGGGGTTTTATTGAACAGCTGAAATCCTTCCGCCATACTGAAGACGTGCCAATTATTATTTCCTCGGCTCTGCACGAGGATAAAGAGCGAATGGCCCGTATGGATGTCCGGCATTACCTGACCAAGCCATATCCTCCGAACAGTTTATCCCAGCAGGTGCGGCGTATCATTGAGCAGACAGATAATCAGGGGGAAGTGTATGTGCCTTCCTTTAAGGAAGTGTAA
- a CDS encoding nuclease-related domain-containing protein translates to MGIAVTVIIALIIIGAVILIQRDQYLKKVRQYDRKMEEEIEGKSSQYREDIQAIRGKYEEEKGKLTDYIYHLEKISREPEEMKTHELLRSIKNDLVEANQIAVDEMLISGHVYVPLDERTELSTRQVDHVVLTTRGLYVLETQKWKGHIIHGVSKHNAGTLDFVLDTLYPDVEEDVETTMVFQNTSRGHVRSGTFEVHDSPIEHAKATASITEDFLRREKHNPGEVTPIIFFGHSNTQDDRFVQDVSVDAFTHRFTTEAALRAFFHEQFSQNAPLYSQEQLYQMERSIITTNYVS, encoded by the coding sequence ATGGGTATAGCGGTTACAGTTATTATAGCTTTAATCATCATTGGTGCGGTCATTTTAATTCAGCGGGACCAGTATTTAAAAAAAGTCCGGCAGTATGATAGAAAAATGGAAGAAGAAATTGAAGGAAAAAGCTCGCAGTACCGCGAGGACATCCAGGCGATACGCGGCAAGTATGAGGAAGAAAAAGGAAAACTGACGGATTACATTTATCATTTGGAGAAAATTTCACGGGAACCGGAAGAAATGAAAACACATGAGCTGCTTCGAAGCATTAAAAATGATCTTGTCGAAGCAAATCAGATTGCCGTGGATGAAATGTTGATTTCCGGACACGTTTACGTGCCGTTGGACGAACGGACGGAGCTGTCGACCCGCCAGGTGGACCACGTTGTTTTGACGACCCGGGGGCTGTATGTGCTTGAGACGCAGAAATGGAAAGGCCATATTATTCACGGGGTCAGTAAGCACAATGCCGGAACGCTTGATTTTGTGCTTGATACGCTGTACCCGGACGTCGAGGAAGATGTGGAAACGACGATGGTGTTTCAAAACACAAGCCGGGGGCATGTCCGGTCAGGAACATTTGAAGTGCACGACAGCCCGATTGAGCATGCCAAAGCAACGGCTTCGATCACAGAGGATTTCCTGCGCAGGGAAAAGCACAACCCGGGGGAAGTTACGCCAATTATTTTCTTCGGCCATTCGAACACGCAGGATGACCGGTTTGTGCAGGATGTGTCGGTAGATGCCTTTACTCATCGTTTTACGACAGAAGCAGCACTGCGGGCCTTCTTTCACGAGCAGTTTTCGCAAAACGCGCCTCTGTACTCGCAGGAACAGCTGTATCAAATGGAGCGCTCGATTATTACGACAAATTATGTTTCATAG
- a CDS encoding NETI motif-containing protein, whose translation MTKKKNKQTFYVQEEETVEECLSRIAAEGFMPVRRMEKPVFEEQTINGEKQYVPVKQEISFEARKK comes from the coding sequence ATGACAAAAAAGAAAAATAAACAGACATTTTACGTGCAGGAAGAAGAAACGGTGGAAGAGTGTCTCTCCCGGATTGCTGCAGAGGGCTTTATGCCGGTACGCAGAATGGAAAAGCCCGTATTTGAAGAGCAGACCATTAACGGAGAAAAACAGTATGTGCCGGTGAAACAGGAAATCAGTTTTGAAGCAAGAAAGAAATAA
- the purE gene encoding 5-(carboxyamino)imidazole ribonucleotide mutase, protein MEPQVGVIMGSTSDWETMQKACVVLDELGVPFEKNIVSAHRTPDYMFEYAAEARGRGIKVIIAGAGGAAHLPGMVAAKTTLPVIGVPVQSKALSGWDSLLSIAQMPGGVPVATVAIGTSGATNAGLLAAQMISAFDEKLADKLQQRREKMREQVMQSGDELWGE, encoded by the coding sequence TTGGAACCGCAGGTAGGAGTAATAATGGGCAGTACGTCCGACTGGGAAACGATGCAGAAGGCATGCGTGGTACTCGACGAACTCGGGGTGCCGTTTGAAAAGAACATCGTATCCGCCCACCGGACGCCGGATTACATGTTTGAATACGCGGCAGAGGCAAGAGGGCGCGGAATAAAAGTAATTATTGCCGGTGCGGGCGGGGCAGCTCATCTGCCTGGGATGGTAGCAGCAAAAACAACCCTGCCGGTCATCGGAGTGCCGGTGCAGTCCAAGGCTTTAAGCGGATGGGACTCGCTTTTATCCATCGCCCAGATGCCCGGCGGCGTGCCGGTGGCGACCGTGGCAATTGGAACATCCGGGGCGACCAATGCCGGACTGCTGGCCGCTCAGATGATTTCAGCCTTTGATGAAAAGCTGGCAGATAAGCTTCAGCAGCGTAGAGAAAAAATGCGTGAACAGGTCATGCAGTCAGGAGATGAATTATGGGGCGAGTAA
- a CDS encoding diguanylate cyclase codes for MVKQYQKTFIENIKNQYEYLEQKQYKDFDEMYRWLHTIKGTGATIGLGQAAEMAEEAMRALSAEAPGEARKVHARKIMNMLREEHEPEKLSISYDTSEEESSFVLLGHTSLHVLYEVKEQLETLGHHVLLASDRRKLMEKIEEFHPEMVLISEDLAVRGNRTIIKRIKDAARDVLLPVVVFCNGGIDSERADKLYEDGASFVIKPPYSTIEMVQVIHRHLEWQAPMKEALTVDELTGAYNRKMLELEEARLWAEFKRSGKPFSVALTDLDHFKQINDSYGHEEGDQVLKWFVGHMFSQKRPSDHLIRLGGDEFLFIFQQTFSEETENIMKRLQHSFADFVSERRLPYRLGFTAGTSTATANHASLQEVINEADAAMLEAKDSGRNAVVSYSGETIIDLPYINVFIIDDDEAMASFVADQFLQLNIARYRIRTIHFSSGEAFFEKENYERGQRYFVVLDVTMPGMDGFAVLEKLRGKYPSSNMIILMLTGNRNEEDIVHALELGADDYLMKPFRKEELVARAKRLIQRVL; via the coding sequence ATGGTGAAACAGTATCAGAAAACCTTTATTGAAAATATTAAAAATCAGTATGAATACTTAGAACAAAAGCAGTACAAAGATTTTGATGAAATGTACAGATGGCTGCATACGATTAAAGGAACCGGCGCCACGATCGGGCTGGGGCAGGCAGCTGAAATGGCCGAGGAAGCGATGCGGGCGCTTAGTGCAGAGGCTCCCGGAGAAGCCCGTAAGGTTCATGCGAGGAAAATCATGAACATGCTTAGAGAAGAACATGAGCCAGAAAAGCTTTCCATCTCCTATGATACCTCCGAAGAAGAATCCTCATTTGTGCTTCTCGGGCATACGTCCCTGCACGTTTTGTATGAGGTGAAGGAACAGCTTGAAACACTTGGGCACCACGTGCTGCTTGCTTCTGACCGGAGAAAGCTCATGGAGAAAATAGAGGAATTCCATCCGGAAATGGTGCTTATATCAGAAGACTTGGCTGTGCGGGGAAACAGGACAATCATTAAGCGTATTAAAGACGCAGCAAGAGATGTGCTGCTTCCTGTCGTTGTATTTTGCAATGGCGGCATAGACAGCGAGAGGGCGGATAAACTGTATGAAGACGGGGCCTCCTTTGTGATCAAACCGCCGTATTCCACGATCGAAATGGTGCAGGTCATTCACCGTCATCTGGAGTGGCAGGCCCCGATGAAAGAAGCGCTGACGGTGGATGAACTGACAGGGGCCTATAACCGGAAAATGCTTGAATTGGAGGAAGCCCGTCTGTGGGCAGAGTTTAAACGGAGCGGTAAGCCCTTTTCTGTAGCTCTCACAGACCTTGATCACTTCAAGCAGATTAATGACAGCTATGGCCACGAGGAAGGGGATCAGGTGCTCAAATGGTTTGTCGGTCACATGTTTTCCCAGAAGCGCCCGAGCGATCATTTGATCCGCCTGGGCGGGGACGAATTTTTATTTATTTTCCAGCAGACCTTTTCGGAGGAAACAGAAAATATCATGAAACGCCTGCAGCACTCCTTTGCCGATTTCGTATCAGAGCGTCGTCTGCCTTACCGGCTCGGGTTTACGGCGGGAACGTCAACAGCGACTGCTAATCACGCTTCTCTGCAGGAGGTGATCAATGAAGCAGACGCAGCTATGCTTGAAGCAAAGGATTCCGGCCGGAATGCCGTAGTCTCCTATTCGGGCGAAACGATTATTGATCTTCCCTACATAAATGTATTTATTATCGACGATGATGAAGCGATGGCTTCCTTTGTCGCTGATCAGTTTCTCCAATTAAATATTGCGAGGTACCGGATACGGACGATCCATTTTTCATCTGGAGAAGCATTTTTTGAGAAAGAAAACTACGAGCGCGGGCAGCGGTATTTTGTCGTACTGGACGTTACCATGCCCGGCATGGACGGATTCGCAGTGCTTGAAAAGCTCCGCGGGAAATATCCGTCGAGCAACATGATCATATTAATGCTTACAGGAAACCGGAACGAAGAAGATATTGTTCATGCACTTGAACTCGGAGCGGATGATTATTTGATGAAGCCGTTTCGAAAAGAAGAACTGGTTGCACGTGCGAAAAGATTGATCCAGCGGGTGCTGTAA
- the purK gene encoding 5-(carboxyamino)imidazole ribonucleotide synthase → MGRVMKPGQTIGILGGGQLGRMMAFAAKPMGYRVAVLEPKSDSPAGQVADIEIEASYDDRDGADSMAEVCDVLTYEFENIDAETARLLENTLYLPQGSQLLHTAQHRLREKQAIEAADIKVAPYHQVTSREELSAAVEQIGVPSVLKTCRGGYDGKGQVVLKAEEDAEAAFEALGGSDGKELVLEAWIPFQKEISCIVTRSVHGETGVFPVGENIHVNNVLHQTIVPARISRFVNEEAIRIAHRLAEHVDLVGTLAVEMFVTDDDTVYVNEVAPRPHNSGHYTIEACETSQFEQHIRAVCGLPLGPAGLKQPVVMTNILGEHVEAVTAHMEEWSKDHVHLYGKDEAKPGRKMGHWTVLREDLQDALERSSDVWKQYIEK, encoded by the coding sequence ATGGGGCGAGTAATGAAACCGGGACAGACGATCGGAATACTTGGAGGCGGACAGCTCGGACGAATGATGGCGTTTGCGGCTAAGCCAATGGGCTACCGGGTGGCCGTGCTTGAACCAAAATCAGACTCGCCTGCCGGGCAGGTGGCTGATATTGAAATTGAAGCTTCCTATGATGACCGTGACGGGGCAGACAGCATGGCAGAAGTGTGTGATGTATTAACGTATGAATTTGAAAATATTGACGCAGAGACAGCGAGGCTTCTGGAAAACACTCTTTATCTTCCGCAGGGAAGCCAGCTGCTGCATACGGCGCAGCACCGCCTTCGTGAAAAGCAGGCAATTGAAGCAGCAGATATTAAAGTAGCTCCGTATCACCAGGTGACCTCCCGCGAGGAGCTTTCGGCAGCGGTAGAGCAGATTGGCGTTCCAAGCGTGCTGAAAACATGCCGCGGCGGCTACGACGGGAAGGGACAGGTAGTGTTAAAGGCAGAGGAGGATGCAGAAGCAGCGTTTGAAGCCCTCGGGGGAAGCGACGGCAAAGAGCTCGTACTCGAAGCGTGGATCCCGTTCCAAAAAGAAATTTCCTGCATTGTCACCCGGAGCGTGCATGGGGAAACCGGCGTATTTCCGGTCGGAGAAAATATCCATGTTAATAACGTTCTGCACCAGACTATTGTCCCGGCAAGAATTTCGCGTTTTGTAAATGAAGAAGCGATCCGTATCGCCCACCGGCTTGCCGAACATGTGGATCTAGTCGGCACCCTTGCGGTGGAAATGTTTGTTACAGACGATGACACGGTGTATGTAAACGAAGTGGCGCCAAGGCCGCACAATTCAGGCCACTATACGATTGAAGCATGTGAAACCTCCCAATTTGAACAGCACATCCGCGCTGTCTGCGGTCTTCCGCTCGGTCCTGCCGGACTGAAGCAGCCGGTGGTCATGACCAACATTCTCGGGGAACACGTCGAAGCGGTAACGGCGCATATGGAAGAGTGGAGCAAGGATCATGTGCATCTGTACGGCAAGGATGAAGCCAAGCCCGGCCGGAAAATGGGGCACTGGACGGTGCTGCGGGAGGATCTTCAGGATGCGCTTGAGCGGTCCTCAGATGTATGGAAGCAGTACATAGAGAAATAA